The genome window TGCTTTGATTGAATTTGAAGAATTTTGGAGCAATCGAACCGTTGTAAAGTAATCGTTATCGCCCATTTTCATAGCTGCCGGTCTCATGTGCGCCTCCATCGCATCAACAAGGATTTATTAATACGCCAATGAAGTCAAATCTTATTTTAGCCCCTAATTTGAATGTATTCTTTAATGATAATTACTTTATTGTAAATAGTCAATACAAATCATAAAAATTCGTAACTCTCCATACCTCCCCCCGAAAAAGGGGCAAATAAAATAAAAAAAAGGGAATTCTTAAAGAATCCGCCGTATATAGATTATACACTATAAATTTGAAATCATCCAAAAAAAACGAAATAAATGATTATTGCAATCTTGTTATTGCCATTTATTACAATAATCGCGGAGAGCGCCAAAACGTTACACTGTATGCTTAACACACGGATTTATGGATACATATCGATATTTGGGAAGAAACTACCGTAATGGAATAAAGCAAATAAGGGAGAAAAAAGCAGGTTACGATTCTTTTTCTTTGGCAACTTGTTCCAGCACTTCCGGCTCTACGAAAATTGGAGTATTGGTGCGGACGGCAAGAGCGATAGCGTCGCTTGGACGCGAATCGACATCGGCGGGACCGTTGGAAGTAGAAAAATAAATGCGGGCGTAAAAAGTGGAATCGCGCAAATCGTTGATAATGACCTCTTTCATCTGAGCGCCGAGACTATTTACGATATTGACGGCTAAATCATGGG of Candidatus Omnitrophota bacterium contains these proteins:
- a CDS encoding bifunctional nuclease family protein gives rise to the protein MIEMEFYELRLDETGADQLIILKEKYGNRLMPILIGYYEAQSIHLALNDIRIQRPLTHDLAVNIVNSLGAQMKEVIINDLRDSTFYARIYFSTSNGPADVDSRPSDAIALAVRTNTPIFVEPEVLEQVAKEKES